The Synechocystis sp. PCC 7509 genome includes a window with the following:
- a CDS encoding Uma2 family endonuclease: MVSIKNKLTLQKFLDLPIGDITYELVNGYAVAKVSPKYFHSTLQSALLLLIHPWCKGKGRVVSEWAIVLKRQDEDWVPVPDLTYISYQRLPKSWKRNEACPIAPELVIEIISPGQTSKQFADKTTDYFKAGISRVWVVDPEAVTIEVFSEDGSSRIYTDTMLIIDSLLPGLELTVKKVFEEAGLI; the protein is encoded by the coding sequence ATGGTAAGCATAAAAAACAAACTCACTTTACAAAAGTTTCTTGATTTGCCTATAGGAGATATAACCTATGAGTTAGTCAATGGTTATGCAGTAGCTAAAGTGTCTCCTAAATACTTTCATTCGACTTTGCAATCGGCATTATTATTACTTATACATCCTTGGTGTAAAGGAAAAGGAAGGGTTGTTTCTGAGTGGGCGATTGTTTTGAAACGCCAAGATGAAGATTGGGTTCCTGTACCGGATTTAACTTATATTTCTTATCAACGTTTACCTAAAAGTTGGAAACGCAATGAAGCTTGTCCGATTGCGCCAGAATTAGTAATTGAAATTATCTCCCCTGGTCAAACTTCTAAACAATTTGCAGATAAAACTACAGATTACTTTAAAGCTGGTATATCGAGAGTTTGGGTTGTAGATCCTGAAGCTGTAACGATTGAAGTTTTTTCTGAAGATGGTTCAAGTAGAATATATACAGATACTATGCTTATTATTGATTCTCTTTTGCCTGGTTTAGAATTAACCGTAAAAAAGGTTTTTGAGGAAGCAGGATTAATATAA
- a CDS encoding Coenzyme F420 hydrogenase/dehydrogenase, beta subunit C-terminal domain: MTLVSPDSAPHKKAKALKPSSRRPAKELCSECGLCDTYYVHYVKDACAFINQQIAELETQTHTRSRNLDDADELYFGVNQGMMAARKTDPIEGAQWTGIVSSIAIEMLTKGLVEGVVCVQNTKEDRFQPMPIIARTPEDILKARVNKPTLSPNLSVLEQIEQSGMKRLLVIGVGCQIQALRAVEKQLGLEKLYVLGTPCVDNVTRAGLQKFLDTTSKSPGTVVSYEFMQDYRVHFKHEDGSTETVPFFGLKTNQLKDVFAPSCMSCFDYVNSLADLVVGYMGAPFGWQWIVVRNNTGQEMLDLVQDQLQVQEVMSSGDRTAAVQQSIPAYDKGVTLPMWAAKMMGVVIEKIGPKGLEYARFSIDSHFTRNYLYVQRQHPEKLNAHVPEFAKKIVAQYRLPE, from the coding sequence ATGACTTTAGTTTCTCCTGATTCAGCACCCCACAAGAAAGCCAAAGCTTTAAAACCTTCTAGTCGTCGCCCAGCAAAAGAACTTTGTAGCGAATGCGGACTATGCGATACATATTATGTTCATTATGTCAAGGATGCTTGCGCTTTTATTAATCAACAAATAGCTGAGTTAGAAACCCAAACCCATACACGCAGCCGCAATTTAGATGATGCTGACGAACTGTATTTTGGGGTCAATCAGGGAATGATGGCGGCGCGGAAAACAGATCCAATTGAGGGAGCGCAATGGACGGGGATTGTTAGCAGTATTGCTATTGAAATGCTGACTAAAGGCTTAGTTGAGGGCGTTGTCTGCGTCCAAAATACTAAAGAAGATCGTTTTCAACCAATGCCAATAATTGCTCGTACTCCCGAAGATATCCTCAAAGCTAGAGTAAATAAACCCACACTTTCGCCGAATCTTTCGGTACTTGAACAAATCGAACAATCGGGGATGAAGCGACTGCTTGTAATTGGTGTAGGCTGCCAAATTCAGGCATTAAGAGCCGTTGAAAAGCAATTGGGGTTAGAAAAGCTTTATGTACTGGGTACGCCTTGCGTAGACAACGTTACTCGCGCTGGATTGCAAAAGTTTTTGGATACCACTAGCAAGTCGCCAGGAACCGTCGTGTCTTACGAATTTATGCAAGACTATCGAGTTCACTTTAAGCACGAAGACGGCTCAACGGAAACTGTACCCTTTTTTGGACTCAAAACCAACCAACTTAAAGATGTATTTGCCCCTTCCTGCATGAGTTGTTTTGATTATGTCAATTCTTTAGCAGATTTGGTAGTAGGTTATATGGGCGCACCCTTTGGCTGGCAATGGATTGTAGTCAGGAATAATACTGGGCAAGAAATGCTAGATTTGGTGCAAGATCAGTTGCAAGTTCAAGAAGTGATGTCTTCTGGCGATCGCACGGCTGCCGTTCAACAAAGCATTCCGGCTTACGACAAAGGGGTTACACTCCCTATGTGGGCGGCAAAAATGATGGGGGTGGTAATTGAAAAAATTGGACCTAAAGGTCTAGAATATGCTCGATTTTCGATTGATTCCCACTTTACCCGCAACTACCTTTACGTCCAACGCCAGCACCCAGAAAAATTAAATGCTCATGTGCCAGAATTTGCTAAAAAAATAGTCGCTCAATACCGCTTACCAGAATAG
- a CDS encoding CHASE2 domain-containing protein — MSYCINPRCQERQNPDNLQRCKFCGSPLLISGRYRLVEPLRELSGLHTTEIFEVDDRGTTKMFKVLNSDRPKLIELLQQEARVLQRLQNLGVPKIYEYFTFLPNNETRKLHCLVMEKIEGQNLKQWSEENEPISEPRAIDWLKQLTNILKEVHQAKLLHRDIKPSNIMLRPDGQLVLIDFGTVRELTHTYVNKLAWNDITQVYSPGYTPIEQIEGQASRESDFFALGRTFVHLLTGIYPAELPKNPQTNQLVWRNRAPHISEWLAYLIEELIAPLPQNRPHNAQSILECLVKGNTHDETRLPLTTKQIATTINQITRTQQHQSCNTQAWRTGLQILLTSVVVTSLVIGVRQLGGLQTWELAAMDSLQRLRPIEGVDPRILVVAISEADIQAQSQRQGSLSDRTLEQLLIKLEQYRPRAIGLDIYRDLPVSTAYPNLTKYLQKSDRFIGLCKVSDPDTNNPGIAPPPELSPEFVGFSDIMPDDDSAVRRQLLNLTPPANSPCTTEYAFSLQLALYYLATEGIEPKVTSQGNLQFNDIVFERLTPNNSGAYKNADLRGYQVLLNLRPYRKITDIALLVSLRDILDDRLTPAIKKKLQDRIILIGVTAPSSVNDYWFTPYSSSQSRFEKQLPGVFLQAQMISHILSAVLNRRPLLSAWNLWLENLWIAGWSIAGGLLAYYSKQVLYLGVTVFVTLLTLYGLCFALLLQGSLVPLVPTALALIFASISIIICRKL, encoded by the coding sequence ATGAGTTACTGTATCAACCCCAGGTGTCAAGAACGCCAAAATCCCGACAACTTACAAAGATGTAAGTTTTGCGGTTCTCCCTTGTTGATAAGTGGACGATATCGGCTTGTTGAGCCATTACGGGAACTTTCGGGACTGCATACTACAGAAATATTTGAAGTAGACGATCGCGGCACGACGAAGATGTTTAAGGTATTAAATAGCGATCGCCCAAAACTAATTGAACTACTGCAACAAGAAGCGCGAGTCCTGCAACGCCTGCAAAATTTAGGAGTTCCTAAAATATACGAGTATTTTACTTTTTTACCCAACAATGAAACCAGAAAACTACATTGCTTGGTCATGGAGAAAATTGAGGGTCAAAATCTTAAGCAATGGAGCGAAGAAAATGAGCCGATTTCTGAACCCAGAGCGATTGATTGGCTCAAACAACTAACAAATATTTTAAAAGAGGTACACCAAGCAAAACTCTTGCATCGAGACATCAAGCCATCTAATATTATGCTGCGTCCTGATGGGCAATTGGTGTTAATTGACTTTGGCACAGTTAGGGAACTTACTCACACCTACGTCAATAAACTAGCTTGGAACGATATCACTCAAGTTTATTCTCCAGGATATACGCCCATAGAACAAATTGAAGGTCAAGCATCTAGAGAATCAGACTTTTTTGCTTTGGGACGCACGTTTGTACATTTACTTACGGGGATTTATCCGGCGGAATTACCCAAAAATCCGCAAACTAATCAGTTGGTATGGCGAAACCGAGCGCCGCACATTTCTGAGTGGTTGGCTTATTTAATTGAAGAATTAATTGCACCCCTACCCCAAAATCGACCCCACAACGCCCAAAGTATTTTGGAGTGCTTAGTTAAAGGCAATACCCACGACGAGACACGCCTACCTTTAACTACAAAGCAGATTGCAACTACAATCAATCAAATAACTCGCACTCAACAGCATCAAAGCTGTAATACTCAAGCTTGGCGTACTGGTCTTCAAATACTCCTAACTAGCGTTGTTGTCACTAGCTTAGTTATAGGCGTGCGCCAGCTAGGAGGATTGCAAACGTGGGAACTAGCAGCAATGGATAGTTTGCAACGCTTACGACCAATTGAAGGAGTCGATCCGCGTATACTCGTGGTGGCAATTTCTGAAGCCGATATTCAAGCGCAATCCCAAAGACAAGGTAGTTTAAGCGATCGCACTTTAGAGCAATTACTGATTAAACTAGAGCAGTACCGACCAAGAGCCATCGGTTTAGATATTTATCGCGATCTTCCCGTTAGCACAGCCTATCCAAACTTAACTAAATATTTGCAAAAGAGCGATCGTTTTATTGGTTTGTGTAAAGTTAGCGATCCCGATACAAATAATCCTGGGATTGCACCACCCCCAGAGCTATCACCAGAATTTGTCGGCTTTAGCGATATTATGCCTGACGATGATAGTGCTGTGCGCCGTCAGCTTTTAAATCTTACTCCACCTGCCAATTCTCCTTGTACTACCGAATACGCGTTTAGTCTTCAGTTAGCACTGTATTATTTGGCAACCGAAGGTATTGAACCAAAAGTTACTTCTCAGGGGAATTTACAGTTTAATGATATTGTTTTTGAACGTCTCACCCCTAATAATAGCGGTGCTTACAAAAATGCTGACTTGAGAGGTTATCAAGTTTTGCTCAACTTGCGCCCTTATCGTAAAATTACAGATATTGCTTTGCTTGTGAGTCTTAGAGATATTTTAGATGATCGCCTTACTCCAGCTATAAAGAAAAAATTGCAAGATCGAATTATTCTTATTGGGGTTACTGCGCCCAGCAGTGTTAACGATTACTGGTTTACACCTTATAGTAGTAGTCAGTCGCGCTTTGAAAAACAGCTACCGGGGGTATTCTTACAAGCCCAAATGATTAGTCATATTTTAAGCGCAGTATTGAATCGCAGACCTCTATTATCAGCGTGGAACTTATGGCTAGAAAATCTTTGGATTGCCGGATGGTCGATCGCCGGAGGTCTGCTGGCTTACTACTCTAAGCAAGTATTATATTTAGGAGTGACAGTTTTTGTTACACTTTTAACTTTATACGGTCTGTGTTTTGCACTTTTACTTCAAGGTAGTTTAGTTCCTTTAGTACCAACAGCTTTAGCATTAATATTTGCAAGTATCAGTATAATAATTTGCCGAAAATTATAG
- a CDS encoding DUF928 domain-containing protein, translating to MKLAMENMNQVCAFAKRALGTIVLVLISTSYITEAKAQKNSFDNFTGRSLRQVESKPVLKPQKTSPRVGFVQPKFPSSGAPSGRQRGAAGRGNCLNNVKIPLTALVPTITKSVSNRQSAIVATQVWGLTVKEHPTFLFYVPYTQISAAGEFVLQDSDDNDIYRAPVSLPEVPGIVRVQLPPDSTPLAVDKMYHWYFKVRCAQGMASPVFVEGWVQRINLNSTVADQIATAITLQQVALYAKNGIWYDTVALLAQMRLQNMEDAASKADWYNLLETIDLSTLASESIKSMETKDQKSLVSTYNP from the coding sequence ATGAAACTAGCGATGGAAAACATGAACCAAGTCTGTGCATTTGCCAAGCGTGCGCTCGGTACAATTGTCTTGGTGCTGATTAGTACAAGCTACATTACTGAGGCTAAGGCACAAAAAAATAGTTTTGATAATTTTACTGGGCGATCGCTCAGGCAAGTAGAAAGTAAACCTGTCCTAAAGCCCCAAAAGACTTCGCCAAGAGTAGGTTTCGTTCAACCCAAATTCCCCAGTAGTGGAGCGCCTAGCGGACGGCAAAGAGGAGCGGCAGGGCGGGGCAACTGTTTAAATAATGTCAAGATACCTTTAACAGCTTTAGTGCCGACAATTACAAAATCTGTTAGTAACAGACAAAGTGCGATCGTCGCTACCCAAGTTTGGGGATTAACAGTTAAGGAGCATCCAACTTTTTTGTTTTACGTTCCTTATACTCAAATATCTGCGGCGGGCGAGTTTGTGCTGCAAGATTCTGACGACAATGATATATACCGCGCTCCGGTATCACTTCCAGAAGTACCGGGGATTGTTAGGGTGCAACTACCGCCAGATTCTACACCTTTAGCAGTAGACAAAATGTATCATTGGTACTTTAAAGTTCGTTGCGCTCAAGGTATGGCAAGCCCAGTATTTGTGGAAGGATGGGTACAGCGAATCAATCTCAACTCCACTGTCGCCGATCAAATAGCCACAGCAATAACGTTACAGCAAGTCGCCTTGTATGCAAAAAATGGTATTTGGTACGATACCGTAGCACTTTTAGCTCAAATGCGTTTGCAGAATATGGAAGATGCGGCATCTAAAGCCGATTGGTACAATTTATTAGAGACAATTGATTTATCTACTCTAGCCTCGGAGTCAATTAAGAGTATGGAAACTAAAGATCAAAAATCCTTAGTAAGTACATACAACCCTTAA
- a CDS encoding CHAT domain-containing protein yields the protein MARKWFIFFGELQPILTNSRPKKDLAKKLLQASLAVGIICLIPEQLIAASLPSVSPLQATEDSQLVQTGRKLYETGQFLAAIKVWQLSLQAYQKQNDVANQAMVLSNLSLAYQQLGQWEEATKAIASSLKLLPPSTAKNLPILAQALNTQGSLQLSLGQSQEALNTWVQATATYTQAKDETGIARSLINQSLALQALGFYRRALATLNSVNQNLQKQPDSLVKIAGLRNLGNGLRVVGDLEQSQQILQQSLTLAQKLNSTPDVGSALFSLGNTARAQKDNKAALKYYKQATNTSSGILKTQAQLNQLSLLIETNQTVAAKSLLPQIKTEIASLPLSSKAIYAQIDFAQSLQELPTPDLAEIAQLLAISVQQAQSFGDKRAQAYALSNLGQLYVQTQQWENAQKLTEQSLVIAQSINAPDIAYRSSWQLGQIFKAQGKLTKAIAAYTESVSLLKSLRNDLVAINPEVQFSFREEVEPVYRELVDLLLSKDNPTVTQENLIQARAVIESLQVAQLDNFFREACIEGNSILIDSLADKEDQSAAIIYPIILGDRTEVILKLPNAPLTHYTITKSQPQVEKTLETLRLKLTEPDTIKEVKALSQEVYSWLIQPAEAQIAKSGAKTLVFVLDGALQNIPMATLYDGKQYLVEKYAVTLSPGLQLLAPQPLPQNGLKALTAGLSIAPANSPYPALPAVKAEFNLIKQAGVATNQLLDENFTRKSLARAIDSTDFNIVHLATHGQFSSQAKDTFILAADGEINVKQLDNLLRNANGGKSRNPNSPEAISLLVLSACETAVGDKRAALGLAGVAIRAGARSTLASLWQIDDEATALFIGEFYRELANNKITKAEALRRAQVSFLKNYPNYSRPSYWGAYVLIGNWL from the coding sequence ATGGCAAGAAAATGGTTTATATTTTTCGGTGAATTACAACCCATTTTGACCAACTCCCGACCTAAAAAGGATTTAGCCAAAAAGCTGCTACAAGCAAGTCTTGCTGTAGGAATAATATGTTTAATTCCCGAACAATTAATAGCGGCTTCTTTGCCATCGGTATCGCCACTTCAAGCTACAGAAGACTCGCAGCTAGTCCAAACAGGTAGAAAATTATATGAAACTGGGCAGTTTTTGGCGGCGATCAAAGTTTGGCAACTCAGTTTACAAGCCTACCAAAAGCAAAACGATGTAGCTAATCAAGCAATGGTATTAAGCAATCTTTCCTTGGCTTATCAGCAACTTGGACAATGGGAAGAGGCAACAAAAGCGATCGCATCTAGCCTAAAATTATTGCCACCCTCGACTGCTAAAAATCTACCAATTCTCGCCCAAGCTCTCAACACTCAAGGTAGTCTTCAGCTAAGTTTAGGTCAATCTCAGGAAGCTTTGAATACTTGGGTTCAAGCAACGGCGACTTACACTCAGGCAAAAGATGAAACTGGTATTGCTCGAAGTTTAATTAACCAATCTCTGGCTTTGCAAGCATTGGGGTTTTACCGTCGCGCTTTAGCTACCCTAAATTCTGTTAACCAAAACCTGCAAAAACAACCGGATTCGCTAGTTAAAATAGCTGGATTACGCAACTTAGGCAATGGTTTACGAGTAGTCGGCGATTTGGAACAGTCACAGCAAATATTGCAGCAAAGTTTAACTTTAGCTCAAAAACTAAATTCAACTCCAGATGTTGGCAGTGCGTTGTTTAGTTTGGGGAATACCGCAAGAGCGCAAAAAGATAATAAAGCCGCCTTAAAATACTACAAACAAGCTACAAACACCTCCTCTGGAATTCTTAAAACCCAAGCGCAACTAAATCAACTTAGTTTGTTAATAGAAACAAATCAAACTGTCGCGGCGAAATCCTTATTGCCCCAAATTAAAACAGAAATTGCTAGTTTACCTTTAAGCAGTAAAGCAATATACGCTCAAATTGATTTTGCTCAGAGTTTACAAGAATTGCCGACACCAGATTTAGCCGAAATTGCTCAATTACTAGCAATTTCTGTTCAGCAAGCTCAAAGCTTTGGAGATAAACGGGCCCAGGCTTATGCTTTAAGTAATTTAGGGCAGTTGTACGTCCAAACTCAACAGTGGGAAAATGCCCAAAAGTTAACAGAACAGTCTCTTGTGATTGCTCAATCAATTAATGCTCCCGATATAGCTTATCGCTCCTCGTGGCAGCTAGGACAGATATTTAAAGCTCAAGGTAAACTAACAAAAGCGATCGCAGCTTACACCGAATCTGTTAGTCTCCTCAAGTCTTTACGCAACGATTTAGTGGCGATAAATCCAGAAGTGCAATTTTCTTTTCGAGAAGAAGTAGAACCGGTTTATCGGGAATTAGTAGATTTGCTTTTAAGTAAAGATAATCCCACCGTTACTCAAGAAAACTTAATTCAAGCACGGGCGGTAATTGAATCACTGCAAGTAGCGCAGTTAGATAACTTTTTTCGGGAAGCTTGTATCGAAGGCAATTCGATATTAATCGATAGTTTGGCAGATAAAGAAGATCAAAGTGCAGCGATTATCTATCCAATTATTTTAGGCGATCGCACCGAAGTTATTCTCAAACTCCCCAATGCGCCCCTAACTCACTACACCATTACAAAATCTCAACCTCAAGTAGAAAAAACTTTAGAAACTCTCCGCCTCAAGCTAACAGAACCCGACACCATTAAAGAGGTTAAAGCTTTATCTCAAGAAGTATATAGCTGGTTAATTCAACCTGCGGAAGCGCAAATCGCTAAAAGTGGTGCTAAAACCTTGGTATTTGTACTTGATGGAGCGTTGCAAAATATTCCGATGGCAACCTTGTATGATGGCAAACAGTATTTGGTTGAAAAGTACGCTGTAACCTTAAGTCCTGGCTTGCAACTACTAGCTCCACAACCTTTACCCCAAAATGGGCTAAAAGCCTTAACGGCGGGACTTAGCATTGCTCCTGCCAACTCTCCTTACCCCGCACTTCCCGCCGTCAAAGCCGAATTTAACCTAATTAAGCAAGCCGGAGTAGCCACTAATCAACTGTTAGATGAAAACTTTACCCGCAAGTCTTTGGCTAGAGCCATCGATTCAACAGACTTTAATATTGTTCATCTTGCTACACACGGACAATTTAGTTCGCAAGCAAAAGATACATTTATCCTAGCTGCCGATGGGGAAATTAATGTTAAGCAACTAGATAATTTGCTCCGCAATGCCAACGGCGGAAAAAGTCGCAATCCTAATTCACCGGAGGCAATTTCTTTATTAGTTTTGAGCGCCTGCGAAACCGCCGTAGGTGACAAACGCGCTGCTTTGGGGCTGGCGGGGGTAGCAATCCGGGCGGGGGCGCGCAGTACCTTAGCTTCCTTATGGCAAATAGATGATGAAGCTACAGCCCTATTTATTGGTGAATTTTATCGAGAGTTAGCCAATAATAAAATTACTAAAGCTGAAGCTCTCCGCCGCGCTCAGGTGAGTTTTTTAAAAAACTATCCTAATTACAGCCGTCCTAGTTATTGGGGAGCTTATGTTTTAATTGGTAATTGGCTTTAA
- a CDS encoding ShlB/FhaC/HecB family hemolysin secretion/activation protein — MAPKQVVSCFSSVWWQLSLIVLSSATPLKAQDLELESHLNNSYCLSAACSASEKSKNLETAQLSAPQDLLPSSEPTPELLPTPAPLPPPEELLQIPLIPTTPEPIPGEAPSTITVKRFEVEGSTVFSAAEFAQVLAPYTNRPISFAEVFNARAAVTQLYLERGYITSGALIPPQTLQDGVVKIQVVEGSLEAINITGTKRLSPNYIRNRIAIGAGQPLNQQQLLAALQLLQLNPLIQNLVAELETGSRSGTSILEVNVVEAQPFHISIVADNARSPSVGSFRRQIQVNDANFLGLGDSLSLAYSNTDGSNSLDASYRLPLNPRDGTLSFSYGTSASKIIESPFNLLDINASSRYYELTLRQPIIQTPSQEFALGLTTARRESDALFLEGVQIPFPSSGADERGRTRVSVAQFFQDWTARNNNEIIAARSQFSLGIGALNSTINQNQPDSRFFSWRGQGQWVKLLARDTLLLVRADVQLADRPLVPLEQFGLGGIKNVRGYRQDALLTDNGAFTSVELHLPIYRLRRQKLLLQLVPFVDIGTTWNNSSTVETGNTSQSNTLASLGLGLRCQWGDDFTARLDWGIPVVEISSGDKTWQENGLYFSVNYNPF; from the coding sequence ATGGCTCCTAAACAAGTTGTTAGCTGCTTTAGCTCTGTATGGTGGCAATTAAGCTTAATCGTATTAAGTAGCGCTACACCATTAAAAGCCCAGGATCTTGAGCTAGAATCTCATCTTAATAACAGTTATTGCCTCTCAGCAGCGTGTTCAGCCTCTGAAAAATCTAAAAACCTAGAAACTGCCCAATTATCTGCTCCCCAGGACTTACTGCCCTCTAGCGAGCCAACCCCCGAACTACTACCTACACCCGCGCCGCTACCACCGCCAGAAGAACTGCTCCAAATTCCTCTTATACCTACAACTCCAGAACCCATCCCTGGGGAAGCTCCTTCAACGATTACAGTAAAAAGATTTGAGGTAGAAGGAAGTACCGTGTTTAGCGCGGCAGAATTTGCTCAAGTCCTTGCTCCTTATACTAATAGACCAATTTCTTTTGCCGAAGTTTTCAATGCTCGTGCGGCGGTTACTCAGTTGTATTTAGAACGGGGTTATATAACTTCTGGCGCTTTGATTCCACCGCAAACGCTTCAAGATGGTGTGGTGAAAATTCAAGTAGTGGAAGGTAGTTTAGAAGCGATTAATATTACGGGAACTAAACGATTAAGTCCTAATTATATTAGAAATCGCATTGCAATTGGTGCAGGTCAACCGCTTAACCAACAGCAACTCCTCGCCGCGTTACAACTATTGCAACTCAATCCCTTAATTCAAAACCTGGTGGCGGAACTAGAAACGGGTTCTCGCTCTGGCACGAGTATATTAGAAGTCAATGTTGTTGAGGCGCAACCATTCCATATTTCAATTGTGGCAGATAATGCGCGATCGCCTAGTGTGGGAAGTTTCCGCCGCCAAATACAGGTAAATGATGCCAATTTTTTGGGTTTAGGAGATAGTCTAAGCCTAGCCTACAGCAACACTGACGGCAGCAATAGTTTAGATGCCAGCTATAGGTTACCTCTCAATCCCCGCGATGGCACTCTTAGTTTTAGCTACGGTACTTCCGCCAGCAAGATAATTGAGTCTCCTTTTAATCTCCTCGATATTAATGCTAGTTCTCGCTACTACGAACTAACTCTGCGTCAACCAATTATTCAAACACCAAGTCAAGAATTTGCCCTTGGTTTGACCACCGCACGTAGAGAGAGTGATGCTTTATTTTTAGAAGGAGTGCAAATACCTTTTCCCTCTTCTGGTGCGGATGAGCGAGGACGTACCCGCGTTTCGGTAGCGCAATTTTTTCAAGATTGGACTGCTCGCAACAATAACGAAATTATCGCCGCTCGTTCTCAATTTAGTTTAGGGATTGGCGCTCTAAATTCCACAATTAATCAAAATCAACCAGATAGCCGCTTTTTCTCTTGGCGGGGACAAGGGCAATGGGTGAAACTTTTAGCTAGGGATACATTGCTTTTAGTCCGCGCAGACGTGCAATTAGCAGATAGACCGCTCGTACCCTTAGAACAGTTTGGACTAGGCGGTATCAAAAACGTTAGAGGTTATCGTCAAGATGCTTTACTTACGGATAATGGTGCTTTTACATCGGTGGAATTGCATCTACCTATTTACCGTTTACGCAGGCAAAAATTGCTCCTACAGTTAGTACCCTTTGTAGATATTGGTACTACGTGGAATAATTCCAGTACAGTTGAAACAGGCAACACTTCGCAATCTAATACTTTAGCGTCTCTAGGTCTGGGTTTACGCTGTCAATGGGGCGATGATTTTACGGCTCGATTAGATTGGGGTATTCCTGTGGTTGAGATTTCTTCAGGGGATAAAACATGGCAAGAAAATGGTTTATATTTTTCGGTGAATTACAACCCATTTTGA